Genomic DNA from Pongo pygmaeus isolate AG05252 chromosome 16, NHGRI_mPonPyg2-v2.0_pri, whole genome shotgun sequence:
TATTCTCCAAAGTCTGTGAATCCCGATACTAATAACTTGGCAATTCAGTTTAAGGTCCTCTTCAGAAGGTGAGTTAGCTCAAGGCAATCACACTCTTCCCAAGCCTCTTAAGAAATCCTCCAACCCCAGAAAATGCCCTTCTTTCTGGTATCAGAAGCCATGGGCCACAAACACAAATCCAATAGCATTTCAGCCATTTACCTCCCAAATCATCCCCTCCCTGAAGTTCTAACTAGAgcaggaaaaaataatgaaaccacCACCTGCAGTCATGAATCCTCCAGTTTCCTGGCCAAGATTTCATATTCCCTTCAAGATACCTCCCAAAGAGGACATGAAAAGGGAGGGGCACACAGGGTGCTACAGGTACTGATAAGGttctagttcttttttattttctttttgagatggagtttcactcttgtcacccaggctggaatgcaatgtggtgaactcagctcactgcaacctctgcctcctaggttcaagtgattctcccacctcagcctcccaagtagctgggattacaggcacctgccaccacgcctgactaatttttgtatttttagtagagatggggtttcaccatgttggctgggctggtctcaaactcctgtcctcaggtgatccacctgcctcagcctcccaaagtgctgggattacaggtgtgagccaccacacccagccacaggtTCTATTTCTTAAGTTTGGTGTTGGGCATATGTTCATATGATttaatgtttttctaaaaaatgatatcttcctgtttttttgtgtgtgttttgttttttgttgtaggCCTGCatgcttcattcattcacccatatGAATCTGTAAAGAAGTAGCCATTAGCAACTTCAGTCAATATATACTGGATTCATACTTTAGGAAGACAACCCAGTTGACAACCACAACAGTTTCTATaacaaaagtgaaagaaaatactGACATTAGGGTCATTTCAAGAAAGTTCAATCATAAGATATATCCCCAAGCAAAAATATACACATGAAAATGCTAAGTAAAAAGCTTTTAGAAAACTACTACCATCCTTAGAGTAAGTACAACAAAGTATTcctttatgtctttgtttttttcatcAAAATACTTCATATAGCCATAGATTTTAAACTATTACATCTCATCTAGATCCCATATTagatcattaacattttttctagattccattcttattcttttgtaacttttatttttagtatcttAAAAGTACTTTATTAAATATAACACATTCAGAAAAGTACACAAAATATACCTTAAGGTAGACCTTAACAAGTTATTCTAAGTTATTTGCCCATGTAACCACCAACCTGGTCCAGAAATATATTCCAGCCAGTATCCAAGAAGCCCACAGATGTACCTTTCAGTTCACACCTCCCTACCTCCCACCTAGATGGACTCCTTACCCTACCCTGTGTGTAATCACCTCTTTTTTCTTGGTAGTTTTACTGCCCAAGTATGAATCCATAAATAAgtgtttctcagttttcttttcatttatgttcTATGGCCCTTTGGAGGGCAGCAGACCATTATAATAGGTAAGATTTTCTTTCACTCTAATGATGAATTTTCACTCCACTGCAGGCGATATTGCCTCCACTAAGAATCTATGCCCTAACCAACattagttttgcctatttttgaactCTACATAGAGGAAATTGTACGAAATAGGTTTTGGGGTTCTGGTCTCTTTTGCTTAACATAGTGTTCAAGATTCACCCATCTTGTCCCACATGGCTGTAAGTCATTTTATGAATACCACTATTCTCCATTTTATTGgaatgaacatttgggttattttctgTCTGGGCTATTATAaatgatgctgctgtgaacattcctGTGTCTCCTGACACCTATGTACTCGTTTCTTGTGGAGTATATATCCATGAGATTCCTGAACCATAGGGTATTAGTATCTTCCACtttaccaaactgttttccaaaacacTTGTACAAATATACACCCCCATTAGAAGGATATAGAGTCTCATAACAATTTTCTTACCTTAAAAGATTAGCAAAATGTCTCCTatcccttgtttttcttttaagatctgGAGATCACTGTGCAAAGGACTATCAGGGTCAACcttgagaattacaaaacaaacaaaaattcagacaaaaagactattattattattttgactaACTCAAAAATGAACCCATCTGAAAGCTAAAATAGGGCACCTAGGGTAAGTTCCAGAAAGAGGAGATCTTAAGCTGCTCATATCCCCAGGAAAACTAGAGGCCACTATAGCTTCCAGCTCCTTTACAATAAATGTCCCAAAGAGATTATAATACCCTAAATCTAATCTAATAAAGGGGGTTCAGAATTTGGAGTCATTCTAAAGGAAAACAGTCACATGTATATAATTTTCTCAGGAATTCAAACACAGTTTCATATGCTTTCCTAAGCTTGTATTACTAGCCAAGGTGTTCAAGGAGAAAAATTTGCCATGGACGGAACTGTCAAAAGTTAAATCActaaaaaatcagtatttttctaCAACtgtcctatatatacatatacaatatgtaccccacccccaactccccgttttttttttttgtttgttttatgatacagggtgtctcactctgtcacccaggctggaatataatggtgcaatcacagctcattgcagccttgacttccccaaGCTCaaaagatcttcctgcctcagcctcacaccacctctagtagctgggacaacaggtgtcttccacctatatattttaaaagtaataacataACTACCTCCACAATAAGAGTTGATTATGTCACTTTCAAAACTGGGgggaaaaatcataaaaatcaacTTGGCAATCATTCTCTGTATAATGAAATGTATTACTCTTATTTACTTATCAAGCAATATTGCTCAAGCTTTTTGCCAGAAGATAAAAATCATGTAAATATTCACTCTATCAGGAAGATGACAAAATAGAATTCCAACAGACCtataaaaacaatttcttttaatCCAAAAAACAAGTAAACTCATCCTATCTTACTCCCTACATCTTTTGGAACTTGATTACATTTGAGTTTCACAAAATAAAGCTAGTAAACATTTccatttctgtccagttttaagaAATAACATTTATAGTCTGAcaacagaaaagaacaaaagaatgatAAGAAGAGCAGGGATTTAGAGATCCTTACCTGTCTTATAACTGTAATCTGTATATGTCCCTGAGCTCTTTCATAAGTCTATCTGAAGCTTGCACTGACCCAGACACTGCAGCCCGAAACATAAAAGCCGCTGCTTACCAGGGTCTACTGAGCCAACTAATTTAAAGATTTAAGGTATTTCAACCTGCTCTAAAAGATTACagtagccagggatggtggctcacacctgtaatcccagcagtttgggaggccgaggcaggtggatcacttgaggccaagaatttgaaaccagcctagccgtcagcatgaaaccccatctctactaaaaaaatacaaaagtttgctgggcatggttgcacgtgcctgtagtcccagctacttgggaagctgaggcaagataatcacttgaacctgggaggtggaggtagtagtgagttgagatggtgccactgcactctggcctgggccacagagcgagactccatcttaaaagaaaacaaagaaaaaagaaaaagattacaaTAAAAATGGATCACCACTCAACaatttaagaagaagaaaaaaaagtccaattAAATGAAGCATTACGAAGTTTCAAGAGAATATAAAACTAGACACAAGTCTggttcatttcctttttcttatcaGGTAAAAAACTCTAGCCAACATGTTCAGACCATCATGGACTCCATGATAGCATAGAATTCAGTATGAGTCTATTCCAAACCCCAGCAATTTTTGAAAATACTAGAAGACACTCAAGGTGAcacattattaactaaaatagGCTTCCATTCATAAGACTACAAGCAAGAATATTACACAGATGGTCTAGTTCACACATGAAGACACTGAGAACCATGTGTGCCTACATGCAACTGGTTTCAGTTTTTCAGTGCAGGGACTTCTCTGAAGATGAAAACACATCAATATCTTATCCTAAGACTAAATAGAAATGGAACTACTTTTTGGTCATGTGAAACTAAAAGTTTTAAAGACTGCACTAGactttgaagggaaaaaaatcaagtttataaaaatattatttcctagCTATGTAACCCTGAACTCAtttcatatctataaaatatgaaaagtttttcctgtctctaaaatataaatagcaCCTATTTCACACAGTGGCTATGATGACTAAATGAAAAGATCTATAAAGTATAAAGTATTTAGCATAGTATCGGTCATGCAAAAGTGTTCaataatttttacttgttttgaAGATAACTCAAACTAGAATTGATCACAAGACACAAAAGGTACAATAACATTAATTCAAATGCTACAATCttacttttttaaataatcaagatATGGGGGATTGACTAAATTTCTTTGCTGTATGAAAAATTACCaactaaattaatatataaataagattGAAGGAGGGAGAGTTATCTATCTGATTTCAACATTTGGCATCTACTTGCCTTACAATTCATTCCCTGTTTTGGAGAATCTGTGCCCAAGACAAAGTAACCAGTCCTTGGATATTGTGGAGTTGGTAAATAGCTCTAATACAAGGCAGGAAGCAGTAAGTGTTCAGACAATCATTTGATGTTTCCCTACTCTGTCTaggcattttatgtatatacatgcatcattttaatttatttttcatagcaaCCATCCAAAATGTCTATCCATATTTTAGAGTTGAGCAAAGTGAAACCATAAAAGGTGTGTCTGTCACCAAACTCAGTGTTCCTTTCCCATCCTGCCACTTCACATAAAAGAGATGTTAAGTCAAAAGAGAAACATTACTTTTGGTTTGGTCAGAGCAGGATGGATCAAAGTCAGcttcatgaaggagaaataatttgAGTTGTGTTTTGTAGGAAAGAATGAACTTGAATTTATAGATGCCACAGAAGGTAGGTAAGCAGAGAACACAGCATAGACAAGCTGGAAAGGGGCATATACAGGGATCAGCAGGTGGTTCCAGGATGTGAAGAGCAGATGAACAGGTAAAAAGTGGCTATTCATAGATGAGAAAGATAACCTTGGGCAACAAAGCATATGAGCGTggctaggcctggtggctcatgtctgtaatcccagcacttgggcaGGCCAAGGTAGCaggactgcttgaactcaggtgttcaagaccagcatggtcaacatagtgagacctcatcgctactaaaaatcaaaaatattagcctggtgtggtggcacatgactatagTCTGAgacactagggaggctgagccaggaggaccGCTGGAGCCCGGGAGATAAAGGCTACAGTgcaccatgattgtgccactgcactgtagcccaggtgacagagaaagaccctgtctcaaaaccaatAAAGGTATGACTGAATCCACCACCAAGGCAGGAATGGAGGAGGAGAGCAGCTGAGATTGGCATGTTCATGAATTGCCTGGTATTAACTATAATTACTAAACCAAAAAGTCCAGATATTTATACACACTTACACATTTAAATGGCCTTGCCTTTCAGTCTTCTCTAATATTGcccaattttctttttcagttcctTCATCCTCCAACTTCTTCTCACTAATAGGCTCTTCTTTCATCTCATAGTGATCTAAGTCTTCTATATcctgcaaaaagaagaaaaatattagctTATTCAACTATTTTTCTTCAGCAGTTTCTTATGCCAAAACTTAAATTATTCTTCACTCAGTGAGGGACAGGAAACAGAATATATCTATCCtatggggagagagaaaaagcccccacattccattcaagaggCTCCCACCTTTTAtatcctgtattttatttaaaagctaGACTCTGGGTAAAGCAGATTTAAAAGTTTTACAAAGTCACAACTATTATGAAATaaaccatcatttatttatttacttctttatttaatttgttttatttttttaagatagagtctcagtTTGTCACTCAGGCAGGAGTATAGTggggcaatctctgctcactgcaacctctgcctcccaggcttaagtgattcttatgcctcaggaGACTtaagtctcctgagtagctgggattccagtcgtacaccaccatgcccagctaatttctttgtatttttagtagagacagggtttcaccatgttggccaggctggtctcaaacttctgatatcaagtgatctgcccacctcagcctcccaaagtgctgggattactggagtgagacaccatgcccggccaagccATCTTTTAAATCTCTTAAGAGGAACCTTTGAAACAGTTTAGCAGCAGGTGTCAAGAACCTTAACTGTTCATAGTTTGTTCCAGAAATTCAACTTCTAGAATTGTATGACAAGAAACTAGTCTAAGATGTAAACACAAATTTAGGCATAAGGATACCTATTTCAACCTTGCaaccacaaaaacacaaaatctgCATGTGCAAAAATAGCAAAACAGTTAACTGAATTCCATGAACTATTAAGAGGCCACTGAAATACCAACACAGCATAATTTCTCCTGTATCTAAAaactttgaaatgaaaaattgatTACACAAAGGAATAGAAAGAATTTCAGTAATGCTGAAATAAGCACAGAAAAAGACCAGAAGAACTTATATTGAAATgttaatttcaattaattttagtTGTTATCTCTGGAGACATTTGGTGCTTTCCCCCAATTTCCAAGTTTATGGTTTTATGTAGTAAGCATCTATTGAtgttaataacttaaaaataagttagaaaaagaatTCGATCTcaggtgctcaggaggctgaaatagaAGCAttgtttgggcccaggagtttgaggctgcagtaagctatgatcatgccactgcactccagcctgggtgacagtgatcctatctcaaaaactaataatttaaaaagaatttgaatAATACCCCGCAGAACAACATCTTTATTCACATCATtctgctccctcccttcccataCTATCTGTTcttacacatatacaaatatatgcagAATTGTTTAAATCCTAACTTTTTTCAATTACCTTATTTTTCTACTTCAGCTGCCAAAATCTCTAAAGGGGTAGTTTATTTAtctcgattttttttttcccaagccgGCTAATTCACCGATTTCTAGACCAGATTACTGACTACCTTCACTCAAACTCTGCCCATGACTCTGTACTTCATAGAGCTCCCTTTTCCCTGTGTGCACCTTTCAGCCCTGATCTTCCAACCTACACTTGTTTTCCCCACAATACTCACAAATGCCTTTGGCCTGTATTTCCTCCTGTACCTTCAACCTCAGTCATGTTCCCATCTGCAAAACTTCTCCACCTAAGTATTAATCAGCACATCCCAAACAGAATTCAACATATCTTTCTAAAACAATATTCTCAGCACACAATTCCCTGCTTAAGGCCTTCTTACCAACAAACACACCAAATAGAAACATGCCTGTCTCAAATTCAAGACTTCTATCCATCTGCCTTTTCTGGACAATCTTGCTTTCCATGACTTCAACACATCAACCttccttctcaaaagaaaagcaTCCAATGCACCCAAACACACCATGTCCAAAGTTGCTATGGGCCGGTTCCCACGTTATTTTAGGAGCCTAGAATATCTGCTTTTCACCTGTCCTAATCTGACAACTCCAAAGTCCAGTCTCCTTACCTTTCTAGATTTCCCTCAAAGTTTTGGTCCCTTGTTTTTTATCTTGTGAAGGGAAAATGAAAGGGTTCATGAACTTTAGTACAATGGCTGCCTGACCCATGGAaaagattttatgtttttatgcaGCTTATTCCACCTAAGCTAAACtgcataaaaacattaaaacaaactcTCATTCTAATTGGACAATTTTAAGAAGTATTTTACTCCCAGACTCATAAAACAAGcctacagccaggcacagtggcacacacctgtaatcctagcactttgggaggctgaggtagtagatcacttgaggccaggagttcaagaccagcctgggcaagagagcgagactcaaactctacaaaaaaaattaaaaaaactagctggatgtggggcattggcctgtagtcccagttactcaggaggatcgcttgaacctgggagttcaaggttacagtgagccgtgaccacgctacagcactccagcctgggtgacagtgaaacccggtctcaaaaaacaaacaaaaacaagcctaCAACACTACTTTTTTTAGCTCTGCAGCACTCTAAAGTATATTTTAGATTAATAATTTCCaaaccaagaaaatgaaagccTAAATTAATTATAAGaccccaaacagaaaaaaatattttaaaacagtcaAGACCATGGAATTCACATACATTCCATTTGGTCAATGCAGAGACATAGATTTTTGTTccaaagtttaaatttaaatgcaAAGCTTCAGAGCCTGAAAACATCTAAAATTATACGCATGACTGACAACCGGCCTAGGCTCAATGTCTTTGGAATTTGCTCTACTAAATTTGCTACTGTTTGAATGTATTTCCTCCAAAATTCAACTGTtgccaatgtgatgatattaagagGAGGACTTTTAAGAGGTGTTTAGGCCAAGAGGGCTCCTTTCTCCTTCATGGGATTAAGGCCCTTATGAATGAGGCTTCACACATTGGACTAGCTTGCTCTCCTGCCcttctgcctgctgccatgtgaggatgaaACAAGAAGGTCCTGAGACACcaaatgttgatattttcatcttggatttcccagactccagaactgtcagaaaataaatgactgtccttcataaattactcacTTTCTGTTATTCTGTTACAACACTATAAAACAGACTGAGACAAATTTCTTTGAATGATTTTTCAGCAAGAGACAGTTTCACTACTTCTAGCAAGTAGTCCCTAAAATATTCTCAAATTCTCCTTTTATgcaaacataaaatttttaaaactcagtagtttctcttccaaaaaataaccaaatacaGGTTAAGTACTGATtagtattaaatataattttagtgCTAAAAGTTAAGCgcttttgttttccagaaaatcAAATCCAAGAATTCAGATAAAACAATTTGCTCAAAGGCATATCATGAGTTAGAGATAAAGCCAGGATttataaattacattccattccaaatataaTGTGCTTTCAATTATTCCACATTAATAGTTATTTATAAAGAAGATTAGAGAATTACTCAAATGTTCAAAACTGaagatatttatgattttttttttttttgagacagagtctcactcttgtcgcccagacaggagtgcagtggcacgatcttggctcactgcaacctccacctcccgggttcaagcgattctcctgcctcagcttcctgagtagctgagattacaggtgcccaccaccacatgcggctttttgtacttttagtagagacaaagtttcaccatgttggccaggctggtctcaaactcctgacctcaagtgatctgcccaccttggcctcccacagtgctggggttacaggcatgagccacctcgcctggccaaaaTGTTATTCTTATATAAAATACCTACTTCAGCCatctcttcttcatcttcttttgaAGTCACTTCTTCTGTTGTCCCATTCGGAAATAGAGAAAGAATCTGCCAGGGCTACATAGAACAAATATGCACCTTAGAAGACTGGTGTCATAGCTTTAGGGACAAACTCCCAACCATCTGTCACTGCAGTCCCACTACCAAAgagcttattaaaattaaaatgtgcatttttaaatccAACTTTGATTTGACAAACAACGGttctcagcttttaaaaatgaaacaattttgaaCAATTCAACTTAATGGATGCCTTAGGAATAAAGAAAAGCAATCAgtcaaatataaagcaaaattgaaaaaaattttaaaacataatctaattaaaaataagaaaacattctaCTTGTATGGCTATGTGCATAAGATCAAAGgcttgttttgtttaaaataaatatcccaAACTATCAGTTCGTCAAAACAGCTACCTTTTTAACTTTGAAAAGCCCGAATCATTACATAAATTCAATTTCCTTACATTTTAAGAGGTCAGATGTGTTACTTATAATAGACACTTCCCAAAACTAAGAattatgaaatgattaccacCTCACTATAAAgcaaattgtctttttaaaaacatgtaatttaCTATCAAATATCTCTCTACAAGACATAATTTATCAATTAACACAAATTACAATTATCAAGTTCAGAAATGAATCTAATGAATTTTTAGGAAGGGCCTTCATACTCAGTTTGGGCAAAGTTCAAAAGACAAGCTTCCTGGCCAGGACACAGTATATAAATGCATCTTTAACCATAAAGGCCAGTTCAGGTTAGAACCCAGAATATGTAAAAGATCAAGAAACTAGGATCCAGAAATGAAGACCAACAATGGTCTCAGCAGTATCTAAGCAGCAGCTTCCAAAACATAATTCACCCCTTCTTCATTTCCCTAAATTGTTATATTCCAAAGCCAATTATTCTGGGTATCTAAAGAATATATACCTAGCCTCAAAGTCCCAAAGAATTGGGTTGCATGGATTGttgaaagagcatttttgaaatgCTAATTTCAAAGCCTACCCAAAGAATCTGTTTTGCAAAAGCTCTCCGAGGTGATTCTCACATGCATCTGGGTCTGTCACCACTAGCCCAGTTACTAGCCTTCATTTTATGCCTGAGAAAGCTGAGCCCCTACCCCGTCAAAAAGGGGAAGTAATTTAATCAAAACAAAAAGTCAGTTAGGGCTGTGAAATCCTAAGATTAATTTCatttcaagatgtgacctggtcCTCTTTCTAAAACCCCACTAAGATGACAGAATTTTATAAAACAGAGTAAGTCGGCTGCACCAGCAGcaaaacaacaaatacaaaaagaatacCCTTAGTGAACCAAAACTACAAGGACATGCTAGAAGATACAAAGCAGATAGAATCAGACTGCTGGGCTTGAGAAAGCCGCAAACCCAATCCAAATAATGGAGGGACCACTTTTGTTTGAAGGATCAAACATTCTTCACTGTACTTGTCCCAACTATAGTTGGTAAGGATCACTCTGCTAATAGGAAGCCTGTCTTGATGGTCTCTTACTATCAGTGTCAAAACCAGAGACaaaaagacagaattttttttaataaaactcagTGCAGCAGCAAAATCTTATAACAGACTCTGCCTCTTCGTTTTAGCTCAAAATCTGGAAAGCTCACTGGCCAGCACCTCCACATCCTCATGCCACAGGAAGAGCACAGGTCTGCAAACCAGGAGGGGGAGGCCACAGCAGAAGAGTGACAATTCTGAAGACACTCATAACAACTCATACTGATCAAAGGTATACCTCATCTATAAATGAACAGATAACCATGTATCATCAGAGAGTTGAAGAAAATTAGCAACCTGAAAGGAAGGTGCCAAGTCAAAGAAGCACAAATGACCTGAAGCACTGCTAATGAAGGAAATAAGCAGAATTTTA
This window encodes:
- the LOC129013888 gene encoding ubiquitin-conjugating enzyme E2 Q2-like; the protein is MTTSSLVLLPLFVLNCLWVKQESCSSSSPIWFVDSDEPNLTSVLERLEDTKDNSLLHQQLKWLMCGLCRLYNLPKHLDVEMPDQPLPMGQILSLFPNGTTEEVTSKEDEEEMAEDIEDLDHYEMKEEPISEKKLEDEGTEKENWAILEKTERQGHLNVAVSGSVQASDRLMKELRDIYRLQL